The Pseudomonas sp. TH06 genome contains the following window.
TATGCGTCTATTTGGTGCAGCGCACCGGGTTCGGGCGCCTACACTCCAAGAGGCATTTCGCCGTACAACCGTTTGTTGCACCAGGGAAATAGCGGGGACACACCCGTGCAGGGGCAGCAAAAGCGGTCAACGTGAAGAGTTGATTGGCAGTTTCATCAATAAGGAGAGGTTCACCATGTTTCTGTCTGCCTTGGAACTACGCAATATCATTGAAAGCAGCTTTCTGCCTAAACGTTGCCAATGCACGTTGACGCCGGAATTGAAGATGACCGTAAAAGTGTTCGGTGATCACCAGACCGATCAGGCCGATCTTCACGTCCGTGACATCGATGCCAGCCACCTGAATAGCTGTCGCGAAATCAATATGCTGATCGCCGGGCTGCGCTCGGATCTGGCGCAACAAGCAACGCCACATCACTACAGCCCACGCTCCAGAGCCATTTAACTGACCGTTTCACCCAGTTCGACCGTCACGCGCCGGGCCTGCACAAAACCAAGGCCCAGCGCGAACTCGACCAGCACCGCGAGCAAAATCCCGGGGCCGGCGTGTCCGTTCAGCCATTCTGCAAAACCCAGCACCGCCAATCCAAAACAACCGACGATAAAGCCGTTGCTCAGTGCATTGCGCGCGATCGACACCGGCGCTCTGCGCACCAAATAAAACATCACTCCCAGCGCCGCGAACAGCACCGCGCTGCGTCGCGCGACAAATCCGGCCCCCTCGGAATATTCGATACTCCAGATTGCCAACAACATGTCCGGCACGAAGCCCCAGACCAGCGCCAAGAGAAAACATAACGAAGCGGTGAACGTCGACAACGTGCGAAACGACAACTGCATGGCGAATCCTTGCGGCAGTGAGGAGGGGCCCCGAGCATAACTCCGCAAAACCCCTCACGCCTACCGCAAAGCCGCAAATCAGACGTTTCTGTCAGTTCTGGAAGTTGCACGCGTCGGATAATTTCCGGTAGCTGATCTCCTCGGGTTTACCGGCGTTGTCGATGTACTTCATGTCGGCGGTAATGACTTTGCACTGCATCGTGGAAGGCTCGGTCATCGAAACCACCTTCGCCACATTCAGCGGCATGCCGTACTGATAGGGCACGGCTTTGGACGTGGTGGAGGTGTCATTGGCCTGGGCCAGCCCGGCGAATGCGGTGCAGGCGAGGGCGGTGGTGAGCAGAAATGGGCGAATGTTCATGAAAGGACTCCCGTGCGACGCAAAGAGAGTTCGGCGTGAATCCGGCCGAACTTGCCGCACTGGGCGTCAGCCAAGGGCTGAGGGCGTGCGGTCATTCAGAGTCTTTGACCGCAGCGTTAAGCGATGGTTAACCCACCTGAACGCCGGCTGTCAGAGGGCAGGGCGATTTCTGCGGGACGGGTGGCGTATTCCTACAAGAGCAGATGCCTTGTCTGCTTTCGGTGGCCGGAGTGGGGCGGTTATGGTTTGGCGTCGCTGCAAAATCAGCGATTCAGGTTTGGTCACCTGAACGATTACCCCATTGCAAATGTGCCATCATTTGCGCTGCGGACATCTATGTCTGCGCAGTGCACTGTTGTGGCGGCTGTGTGCAGGGTCGCTTTCGGGCGAGCTGAGTGGGGTTCTCTCGGTTGACCAAACCTGTATACAGTCCGCCTCCCACTGTTTGGTCACAGTGCCGGCGGTTACTTTTGCCCCAGTTTGAGTAATCACCGATGCCAATCATTTATCCGGTCCCCAATCGCTACATCCCCCTCAACAGCGGTGTCACCGAAAGCGCGCCTCTGGTCATCGACTCCGAAGCCAACCCCAAAGACATCCTCGAAGCCGCCGTCCAGCGCGTCCGTGCCTCGGCCGATCTGCTCGAAACCCTGCATTGCCTCTGCTTCAAACACGCCGACGTGCAAGACATTCCGCACATCACCCATGCGCTGTACCTGCTGACGCAGGATGGCAACGATTTGCTGCAGGTCGCGCAGCGGCTGATGTTGAACTGGAAGGCGCCGGCCTGAATTTTTCGCTCAAAAAAGCCTGCCGTCGAAAGAGGGCAGGCTGAGTTGTAGGTGAGGCCACTTCAGCGGCGAGCCACCTCAGTCGATTGCAGGTTCCGCGCATAGTCGACCAGGTCCTTGGGGTAAGCCCAATGATCGTTCTGGCGATCATCAATCTCGTACAGAAACGCAACGGCGGCGGCCTCGAAAGCCCAGTAACCGACGTAATTGCCGTCATCGTCCTCAATGTCGAGATGGCTGTCATGCCAGTTGGTTTGCTCCTCTTCAAACCCGGCGTACCAACCTTCGCAATATTGCCGAAGCAGCTCACTGGACTCTGAGGCGTCCGATGCGTAAATCGCCCGGATCAACGGGGTGTACAAATCGTGGTACCACTCATCAAGGTCTGCCCGCCCGGGTAAATCCTTTCGCAACAGATCTTCATACAACGTGTCCTGGCCTGCGTAGCCAGCCCGATCAATCAGGGTGCAGAACCTCGCCAGCAAATCGGTGCGCCGTAGCAGAATGCACAAACTCATGACCTGAACGCATTCCTCATACTGATCCGGCCAGTCATCAATGGCCAAAGGCGAGACATTGGGATCATCGTCCAGAGCCAGCGCCCGCTGATGGATTTCATAGCAATCCACCAGTTTCTCCAGTCTCGGCAGCAAAGCGGCAATTGGCACACCGGCGGTATAGCTGATCAGCAAAGCGTTAAACGCGGCTTCCTTGAAATAAGCCGTACGCAGTGCCTGTTCCTCCTCGGGGCTATCAGCCTGCATGGTTTGGCCTATCCAGCGGGACTCGGTTTCGTCATACAGCCGGATGGATTTTTGATAGTACGAGTCAGTGAGGAGCGCTTGGCGCTTACGCATGCGGGGATCTTCCTTGTTCATGCAAACTACTTCAGATCAATAACTGTGAATTGACGTTGATCGGGCAAGACATCAAACCCTTGCAGCTCATCCGGCTGACCTTTCCTGGCGAAAGAATCATAAACGAGGTATTTCTCAGGCACTTCATAGCCTTCGTTGGGGATGACCAGACGCATCTGCCCAGTGCTCAAGTACAAAAAACGTGGCAATGCCTTCTCCGCAAAATCAATACGTTCCAGCACGCCGCTTGCTGGATTTTTTCGCAAGACGACCCCTTTGGTATAAGGCGATCCGTAGTTCAACGCAAAAATCAAAGTGGCGCCTGCGCACTTTGCCAGCATCACGTCACCGACAAAGTCCTCATCGGGCATGTCCGTAAAGGC
Protein-coding sequences here:
- a CDS encoding DUF1652 domain-containing protein; translation: MFLSALELRNIIESSFLPKRCQCTLTPELKMTVKVFGDHQTDQADLHVRDIDASHLNSCREINMLIAGLRSDLAQQATPHHYSPRSRAI
- a CDS encoding DUF2790 domain-containing protein, which gives rise to MNIRPFLLTTALACTAFAGLAQANDTSTTSKAVPYQYGMPLNVAKVVSMTEPSTMQCKVITADMKYIDNAGKPEEISYRKLSDACNFQN
- a CDS encoding PoNe immunity protein domain-containing protein; translation: MNKEDPRMRKRQALLTDSYYQKSIRLYDETESRWIGQTMQADSPEEEQALRTAYFKEAAFNALLISYTAGVPIAALLPRLEKLVDCYEIHQRALALDDDPNVSPLAIDDWPDQYEECVQVMSLCILLRRTDLLARFCTLIDRAGYAGQDTLYEDLLRKDLPGRADLDEWYHDLYTPLIRAIYASDASESSELLRQYCEGWYAGFEEEQTNWHDSHLDIEDDDGNYVGYWAFEAAAVAFLYEIDDRQNDHWAYPKDLVDYARNLQSTEVARR